One Aegilops tauschii subsp. strangulata cultivar AL8/78 chromosome 7, Aet v6.0, whole genome shotgun sequence genomic window carries:
- the LOC109756038 gene encoding malonyl-CoA:anthocyanidin 5-O-glucoside-6''-O-malonyltransferase translates to MPTVKIVEVDSFSPLPEDLLFRLFALEAPWIMLPVIQRVFLFDNAGGQHPPFASLVGSLRASLVATLARLPPLAGRIVFLPSTGDAAIDCSASEGSGMRFIVAESDDADAGRLAGDAYHDVDTFKAFVPKLKVDALPAEVLAVQVTRLKGGVAVGVAMHHAVVDGRSVWRFLQAWAAACRGDDAAAEAVVAGLTFDRAVIALPSGGELTRSMLRNYAPNLPLVCSSRLTSLLSPFVSTAGEQASARSN, encoded by the coding sequence ATGCCGACGGTCAAGATCGTTGAAGTCGACAGCTTTTCCCCGCTGCCGGAGGACTTGCTATTCAGGCTGTTCGCGCTGGAAGCACCGTGGATCATGCTCCCGGTAATCCAGCGCGTGTTCCTCTTCGACAACGCCGGCGGCCAGCACCCGCCATTCGCATCTCTCGTCGGCTCCCTCCGCGCGTCACTAGTGGCCACGCTCGCGCGGCTTCCCCCGCTCGCCGGTAGGATCGTCTTCCTGCCGTCCACCGGCGACGCCGCAATCGACTGCTCCGCCTCCGAGGGAAGCGGCATGCGGTTCATCGTCGCGGAGAGCGACGACGCGGACGCGGGGCGGCTGGCCGGGGATGCGTACCACGACGTGGACACGTTCAAGGCATTCGTCCCGAAGCTCAAGGTCGACGCACTCCCCGCGGAGGTGCTGGCTGTGCAGGTCACACGGCTGAAGGGTGGGGTGGCGGTCGGCGTGGCGATGCACCACGCCGTGGTCGACGGCCGGTCGGTGTGGAGGTTCCTGCAGGCGTGGGCGGCGGCCTGCCGCGGGGACGACGCTGCCGCAGAGGCGGTTGTGGCCGGCCTGACGTTCGACCGCGCGGTGATCGCGCTCCCCAGCGGCGGGGAGCTCACGAGGAGCATGCTGCGTAACTACGCACCAAATCTGCCGCTGGTATGTTCCTCCCGCCTTACTTCCCTTCTTAGTCCGTTCGTCTCGACCGCCGGCGAGCAAGCTAGCGCGCGGTCAAACTAA
- the LOC141027243 gene encoding uncharacterized protein, which translates to MVLSDFNMITSAADKNNSNLNHHIMRKFREFIDDNELKELYMHGRRFTWTNERDAPMMTKIDRVLVTLDWELTFTDNLLQVLSTNVSDHALLHLSTSAPFYQQKRFRFEIYWTKLEGFEQAVKDAWVCDEDIVDPYKRLDALLRNTATTLQAWGERKMGNIKLKLAVANNVILRLDCAQERRNLTQEELWL; encoded by the coding sequence ATGGTGCTCAGCGACTTCAACATGATCACTAGTGCCGCAGATAAAAACAATAGCAACCTGAACCATCACATCATGAGGAAATTCAGGGAGTTCATAGATGACAATGAGCTCAAAGAGCTTTACATGCACGGAAGGAGGTTTACTTGGACCAATGAGAGGGATGCCCCTATGATGACTAAGATTGACAGAGTGCTAGTCACTTTGGACTGGGAACTCACGTTTACAGACAATTTGCTTCAAGTTTTGTCGACCAATGTGTCGGATCATGCACTACTACACCTATCTACCTCTGCCCCATTCTACCAGCAGAAGAGGTTTAGGTTCGAGATATACTGGACCAAGCTCGAGGGATTTGAGCAAGCTGTGAAGGATGCTTGGGTTTGTGATGAGGATATTGTCGACCCGTATAAACGGTTGGATGCATTACTGAGAAACACGGCAACGACATTGCAAGCATGGGGTGAGAGAAAGATGGGTAACATTAAGCTAAAGCTTGCGGTGGCGAACAATGTGATCCTCCGGCTAGACTGTGCGCAGGAGCGTAGAAATCTGACACAGGAGGAACTATGGTTATGA